In Rhizobium sp. CIAT894, the genomic window TCCAAAGGCATCGGCGCCGCGATCGCCAAGGCGATGGCGGCCGAAGGTGCGCAAGTGGTGGTCAATTACGCCTCGAGCAAGGCGGGAGCCGACGCCGTCGTCGAGGCGATCGGGGCGGCCGGCGGCAAAGCCATCGCGGTGCAGGGCGACGTTTCCAAAGCCGAACAGGCGCAGGGCGTGGTCGAGGCTGCGGTCAAGGAATTCGGCAAGCTCGACGTGCTGGTCAACAACTCCGGCGTCTATGAATTCGCGCCGATCGACGAGGTGACCGAGGAGCAATATCGCCGCATCTTCGATGTCAATGTTCTCGGCGTTCTCCTCACCACCCAGGCGGCAGCCAAGCATCTCGGCGAGGGCGGCAGCGTCATCAACATCTCCTCGGTCGTCACCAGCCTGGGCCTGCCGGCCACGGCCGTCTACACCGGCACCAAGGGCGCCGTCGAGGGCATCAACAGCGTGCTTGCCAAGGAGCTTGGCCCGCGCAAGATCCGCGTCAACGCCATTCTGCCGGGCATGGTCGAGACCGAGGGAACCCACACGGCCGGCGTCATCGGCTCGGATTTGCAGCAGACCATGGTCGCCCAGACGCCGCTCGGCCGCATCGGCCAGCCGGACGATATCGCCGGCATCGCCGTCTTCCTCGCTTCCGACGATGCCCGCTGGCTGACCGGCGAACGGCTGGTCGCAAGCGGCGGTTTCCGCTGAGATGTGAGTGAAAAGCGCGCGCTTCTCGAGCGCGCGCATACGCGGATACCGGTCCACCCACCCTCCGTCGTTCTCGGGCTTGGCCGGGGAGATCCATGCCGGCCGCCTCGGCTGCGACCATGGATTCCAGGCTCAGGGCCTGGAATGACGGAGGTTGAAGGTGCGTTTCTGCCCGACGCGCCGGCGGCGCAGCGCCTCGCTGTGACAGAGATGGCAGATATGCGCCGCCAGCGCATATCCATTGATCGACGCTTGGGGATTGTCCCCGCCCGCTGTCACGTCTCCGGTAGGCCAGCCTTTCGGAAGCCCTCGACAAAGTGGTCTCGCACAGATGCATCGCGCAGCGGCTGGGAGCTGAGCCAATGACCGATCGTGAAATGAGGGTGGGCGATCAGGAACAATTCTGCTTCTCGCCGCGCCTCCTCATGGTGGCCCAGCTGCGCAAGCGCAGCAGCCAGGAATTTGCGTGAGTTGGTACGATACGTGTCTTTCCTGCGGAGTGTCGCGGTTGCCGCCTCATAGTCACGCGCGGCGTATTGCGCCTGCCCAAGATGACAAAGATACCAGCAGGCCGGATAGGGATTGAGCCGCAGAGCTTTTTCGATCTGCGCCAGTCCGTCGGCAATCCTGCCGTCCAGCACTGAAATATCCGACATGGCGGCCCAGGTGTCGGCGTGGTTGGGGTCCAGTTCCAGGGCCTTGGCGAAGGCCGCCTCCGATTCCTCCCATCGCCGCTCATAGGCCAAAATGGTCCCCAGAACGTAACGGCAGCCGGCATCGTTGGGATCCAGGTCGACCGCCTTCTGCGCTGATGTCGCCGCCATCCGACGGTTCGGATCTTCGGGCTCGCCGAAATGAGTCCAGGCGAGCCAACGGTTATAGGCGAGCAGACCGAGCGCCTCGGCATATGATGGCTCGAGTCTGACCGCGCGCTGGAGCAGCATATAGGCCTCGCGCTCGGTTTGCGGCGACTCTTCCGTCAGCAGGCGGGCGCGCACACACAGGTCGTAGGCCTCGAAGTTCTTGGGCCGATTGCGTGGCGGCGGGGTGGTCAGCCGGCCGACGAGGGCTTCGACAATCTTGGCGTTAACCTCATCCTGCAATTCGAAAACATCTTCCACCGTCCGGTCGAACCGCTCGGCCCACAAGTGCCCGCCGGCAAGCGCGTCGATCAATTGGGCATTGATGCGGACACGGCCCATTGCGCGTCTGGCGCTTCCCTCCAGGACGTAGCGGACGCCGAGTTCCTGGGCGACCAGCTTTACGTTGACCGGCTTGCCCTTGTAGCCGTAGACGGAATTGCGCGCGATGACGAACAGACCGGCCGTACGGGAAAGATCGGTGATCAGGTCTTCGGTCAGGCCGTCGACGAAGGGCGCGTCGGCTTCATTCCCACTCATATTCGTGAACGGCAATACAGCGATCGAGGGACAGTCGGGCAGCGGCAATATGCTCTGCAGCGCATCCGGCCAATGCCACACATGGACAGGGCGGGTCAGGTTCTTCAGGTAGCGTTCGCCTGCGTCGAAGAACCGGTCGTCGATCTTGCCGACGATCTCGCCGTGAACGCCGGCTGAAATGCAGATACCTCCCGGCGCGGCCTGTGTCTCCAGGCGCGCCGCGACATTGACCCCGTCGCCGAGGACGTCTGAACCATCGTCAATGACATCTCCGAGATTGACGCCTACACGTAAAAGTAGTCGCCTGTCTCCGGATGCCTCGACAGGAGTGTTCGCCCGTTGCATTTCCAGCGCTGCTTCGACCGCGTCCACCGCGCTGCCGAATTCGACCAGGAAGCCGTCGCCCACGACCTTGAAGATGCGACCGTTGTGGCGCATCACCGCCGGCTCGATAACGCCAGAACGGAGTTCCCTGAGGTTCTCAAGCGTTGCGACTTCATCAGCCTCCATCAGGCGTGAATATCCCACCACATCGGCAACGACGATGGCAGCGAGACGACGCTGAAGAGATTGATCCGTCATGTGAGAACAAGCCCAACGACCAAATTAGCAAGTTATTGTTCAACTGCGGGTGAGTCAACAACAAGTGGTGAGAGGTAGCGTCCAGGCGATCTCCACCTCCATCGAGCCGTCATCCTTCTTTGTGACCGACGGCGTCGAAGTAAGCGGCGGCTTCCGCTGAGATATGAGTGAAAAGCGCGCGCTTCTTCAGCGCGCGCATACGCGAATACCGGTTGGACCCACGCCGGCCACCTCGGCTGTGGCATGGATTCCAGGCTCAAGGCCTGGAATGACGGAGGCCGGAGGTGCGTTTCCGCCCAAGCCGGCGCGGCAGCCCGCAAGTTCACGCCCAACGACTTGTGTGAGCAGCTTCGGAGTCTCTGGATGGATCGTTTTGAACGCGTCTGCAGCCCCGCTGGCAATTCGGGAACAGCTCCTGCGTCTTCAGGTCAAAGCGGTCTCAAACCGAACACCTCTGGCGCCTTGCAGCGGTTCAGGGCATCCTATGATGGCCGAAAATTGTGTTCATGGCAGTTGGAGGAATGCCGATGCGCTGCTTTACCGTGCTTGGACCTTCGCAGACCGGAAAATCGACAGTGGTGGAAAAGCTCGGCTCCCTGGAGGGGGCGCCGAGAAAATCCAGGTCCCCTTATGGATTGAACCTCACGGAATTCACCTTTGGAAACGAGGCGTGGTGTGCGCTGGATGCGCCAGGACCCAACGAAGCGTTGGCGCATGCACAGCACGCGCTTCTTGCCAGCGACGCCTGCATCCTGTGCGTTTCATCGGCACCGGAGGAGGCCGTGCTCGCCGCGCCCTATCTCAGGATCGTCGAAGCCTCGGGGACGCCGTGCATCCTCTTCGTCAACCGGATGGACGAACCGAGAGGGCGGCTCAGGGACGTGATCGCCGCGCTTCAAGACTACGCCAGCCACACGCTTTTGCTTCGCCAGATCCCGATCCGCGAGGGGGACAGGATCATAGGCAGTTGCGATCTGATTTCGGAACGGGCGTGGCGCTACCGGGAAGGCCAGACTTCGGCGCTGATCGCAATCCCCGAAAGCATCGCCGAGCGCGAGCACGAAGCGCGCAGCGAGCTCCTGGAACACCTGTCCGAATTCGATGACTGGCTTCTCGAGGAATTGGTCGAAGATCGCGAGCCGCCCAGCGACGCCCTTTATGCCATTTCATCGCGGGTTCTGCGCGAAAACAGGATTATTCCAGTCCTGATCGGTGCCGCAAGTCACGGCAACGGCATGATGAGGCTGATGAAGGCGCTGCGCCACGAGGCGCCGCCGGTAGGGATTCTGAGACAGCGCCTGGCTCGTGCGGGCAATGTCGATGAAAACAAGCTGACCGCCGTGAGCTTCCATGCCTATCATCGTCAGAATATCGGCAAGACGGTGCTGGTGCGTGCGTTTGGTGAGGGACTGCGGCAAGGCGCATTACTGGGCGGCTCCGGCCTCGGCGCCGTGCAGGATCCCGCAAACGGACGGTCCAGCGCGGCGATCACGCCTGCACCGGGGGATGTCTTCGCAACGGTCAAGTCCGACCACTTGCCCGTCCCGTCGCTGTTGACATCAGGCGCGGCGATCGCCCCGCCCGAATGGACAGAGCCACCGACGCCGATGCTTGAAAGGATCCTGGTCCCGGGCAGCGACCGCGATGAAAACAAGCTCTCCGAAACGCTGGCAAAACTTTCCGAGACGGATCGCGGTCTTGTCGTTTTGCAGGAGGAAGGCACCGGCGCCCAGCTCGTCCGCGCCCAGGGCCCGGTACATCTGCGCGATCTCTGCCGAACCCTGTCCGACGTCTTCCACATCGACGTCACCGATCGAACGCCCAGCCCGATCTACCGCGAGACAATCGCGAAGCCCTCCGAGGTTCACTACCGGCATCGCAAACAGACCGGCGGTGCCGGGCAATTCGCGGATGTGAAGCTGAGCATTCGCCCCAACGAGCGCGGCCGGGGCTTCACCTTCAGCGAAACCGTCAAGGGTGGCGTCGTTCCACGCAACTACATCCCTGCCGTCGAAGCAGGCGCGCGCGAAGCGATGGAGAAAGGGCCGCTCGGGTTCCAGGTCATCGATGTCGGCGTAACGCTGTTCGATGGCCAGTACCATGCGGTCGACAGTTCGGAACACGCCTTCAGGACTGCGTCGAAAATGGGAGTGCGACAGGCGCTTTCCGAAGGGGCGGCCGTTTTAATGCAACCGGTCTTCCGCAGCGAAATTCACATTCCGTCGATCTATTCCGGCAGCCTCGTCCAGATCGTCTCCGCTCTCAAGGGTCAGGTTCTCGGCTTCGACCGGGATGAAACCGCCAAGGGATGGGACATCTTCCGGGCACTCGTTCCGGGCGGCGCACTCGACGATCTGGCGCGGGCGCTGCGCTCGGCGACGCAGGGCATTGGTTACTTTTCCAAGACCTTCGATCACTTCGAGGAGCTATACGGCAAGGAAGCGGACGCCATCGTGAGAGCACGCGAGGAAGCAGGCGTCGCACACTGAAACGTGTTTTCGCTCAACTCGCCGCCGGGAAGACTATCGCGAGGTTTCCAGGCGGCGATCGCCGCCCAGAATGTTCAGCCAGGCGCGCGACACTTTCTCCGCGCCCGAGCCCCCGATATGGCAATCGTCATAGCGGTCGTCTCCGTCGAGTAGCGCGTCGGAATTGACGCCCTCGCGGATGCCGTGGCCGCTTTTTGACAGGGCCACCTGCGCCTGCACGATCGCATTGTCCGGAATATGCTCCTTGAAGCCGCCGTTGCTCGGCTCCAGGCATTTCGATGCGATCGAAATGTAAACGGGAGCTTCGACGCCGTGCTGACGCAATGTGTCGACCATCGATATGAAACGTTCCTGGTAGGCCTGCGCGGTGGTGCCCAGAACCAGGTCCGCCTCTCCCTGCACCCAGAGGACGCTCGTTATCCGGTAACCGGAATCCTGAAGCTGTTTTATTGTATCGATCAGCACGGGATTGATGTCACCGCCTGTCGCCCATCGTGCGACCGGAGATCCGGAATAGGCGAGAGGCGCGAGGACGACGCTGTCATTTTGCCCCGATGCGATCAAATCATTGCCAAGCAGCGTCCAGTACTCTCCCTTGGTATCGGTCGATCCAAGAAGGGGCGACGCCGCGATGAAGCACTTGCTGTCAAAGGCGTTGACGACGTGAGGGCCATAATTCGACCGGTGCCGTTGTCCACCGTCATTGGCCGCGTTCGATTGGCCGAGAATGAGCAGGACAGCAGTTCGATCCGTTTGAACCGGGCAGGTCACAGGCGTTTTTGTTTCATCCCCGATCAATCGTTCCTTGTCGTCGAACTTGTAACGGCTTGGAGCTGCTGCCTTCTGTCCGCCAACCATTTTTCTCAGCGCGGAAAGTTGCGGCCAGGGAAAGATCTCATGTCTCGCGCTCATGCCGCCGAGAAAGTACATAGCAATCATGGCGATCAGGCCGACTGTGAGCGTTTTGCGCATGTCGTCACCTCTTAATCATCATCCGATGACGAATCGAGGCTGGTTCAGCCGCGAAGGTTCCTCTAAACCAGCCATATCTGCTTGCTCGGGCGTGATCGTTCAGAAAGAATTCGTCATGAAGATCGATGCCCGTCGCTGCTTTCAATTATAGCCCGGACCAGTGATTGCAATCATCCAGTTGGATGAGAGGTCACAGATTGGCGGCGAGGACACAGTCGGCGCGGAGCGCCGGTGACAGCCGGAGCCTGACGATGTGGAGGGCGCGATGATTGTTCTGGAAGCGGCTTACGGCCCGTTTCCCTGCAGCGCTTCCACGAAACGGATCACGTCACCGATCATGCTGTCGTTCCACATATCGTTGTGACTCGCACCGTCATAGATCACCATCCGCTTGGGCTCGGGTGCGATGCGGTACAACGCCTGGCCTGAAGAAAGCGGGATGCTATCGTCAAGCCGGCCGTGGAGGAACAACTTCGGTTGTCTTACCTTGGCGATGTTGAGGTCCGAGCGAAAGGGATCCTTGAGCAGAGCCTCGACCGGCAGGAACGGATAATGCGTCTGCGCAACCGACAGAACCGACAGGTAAGGAGACACAAGGATGACGCCCGCGGCCGGCCTGTTTCCAGCCGTATTCACGGCAACGCCGGTGCCAAGCGACCGGCCCAGCACAACGATCCGGCTTCCGGTGTGTGCCGAAAGCCAGTCGAACGCCGCGATGCCGTCCGTCAGCAGCCCCTGCTCGCTGGGCGAGCCGGTCGATCCGGGATAGCCGCGATAGGAAATCGCCAGCAATCCGATCCTCCGCGCGGCCAGCGCCTGTGCGAGGAACCCGTAATTACCGACGCTATCGCCGTTTCCGAAAAAGAGGAGCACGCAGGGCTTGTCGCTGTCGCCCTGGCTGTACAATCCCCGAAGCATCTCTCCGTCGGGCGTCTTGACGTGGACCGTCTCGCCCCAGTTCGCATGCTCCGGAACCGGTGTGGCGCCTGCTCCGGGATAAAGCAGGGTTCGCTGAGAAAAATAGACCAGCCCGACGAGCGCCATGTAGGCGATGACCGCCATCAGCGGCAGGATCAGCAAGTACCTTGTAGCGCTCACGACAGAATGTACCCGCCGGTTTGAAGTGCCCAGAACGCGTTGCAGCAACCGCGGACCGTTGCGGCGTGGCTCAGCGTAGCGGCAATATATGCACGAAGCTTTCCTGCAGAGAAGAGGGTCGAGGCCCGTCCTTCGACTGCCGCGGGGTGATCGGCTGCGCCGTTGTCTTGCTTTCTCCACCAACCAAACTACGGTGCCGGCAGGGTGATTTGGGGGTGAGTGCTTGCGTTTCTTTGCAGCTTTGACGATTGCAATCCTATCGAGCCAGGTGCAGGCGGTTGCGTGCCCTCTCGATGATACCTTGAAGCTCTGCGTGTTGAATGGCCGAAGCCTGTCTGCCCTGCACAGCGGCGTCGATCGCGGTGATTGGAAAGTCGACGCGATTAGTTCTCCGGTCAATGCAATTTCGGAGCCTCGAACCGGCCGCGAGATTTACACGATGCCGAGCGGGCAGCGGTTCGCCATATATTTTCAGGAATACCAAAATCTCTTTTCGTCCAACTGCTCATTCGATTTTTTCTTAGCCTTGGGCAAGGGCGGTCAGGAAGGGATGCGTTGTTCGAACGCTGAACTTGAAGCCTTCGAAGCCGGGCTCTCTGCTGCCTCTTTGGGTCGGATAACGAAAGAACGCAGGCAAGGCGGCACGGCTTATTTGATAGAGGACCGGAACGCGTGGGTAACGGTAGTGGTCACAGACAGCGGCACGCCGCAGGATGTTTCGAACGCGTGGGTCGAGACTTCAGTCGTCAAAGGGCCGTAGAGCCTGACGAATCTCTGTCGGCGGCTGTACCACGGTCGTCCTGGCAGAGCGGCGCCGGCTCCTCCTCCCGCCAAGGAACAAAATCCGCATGGTGAGGTTGGGATTGCGATAAGCAAAAAACCATCGGAGGAACTCATGCGGAAATCTCTTCAGTTCATCCTGGTCGGGCTGGCGGCCATGACCGGCTTGACGGTTTCGCCGACGATCGCGGCGGCGCAGGATCTGGAATTCCGGATCGGCCCCGGCGGCGTCGGCGGTTACGATCGGGATCGCGACCGTGGTCGGTATGACTTGTATGACCGCCGCGGGCGGCGCGGCTGCGATCCGGAAGATGCGCTCGACATCGCCCGCGGCGAAGGCCTTCGCCGGGTGCAGATCGTCCGCATGTCGCCGCGCAGCATCGTCGTCCAGGGGATGACGCGCCGGGGACCGGAGCGGATGTTCTTCGCCAACCGGCGCGGCTGCCCGGAAATCTGACCGGCAGGCGTGCGGCAAGGCGGACGGCCGGGCCTTTGAGTGCCCGGCGCGGAACCTTTGGCCGCTCCGGACATTGCTGCCCATGCAGCGCTCTGCTTGCGCCTGCGGTCTTTAACGCCATGGGAGGATTTCATCATGATGAGCGGTCAATTGAAGGCGCTTCTCGCCGTTCTTGCCGTCGCCGGTTATCAGAACAGAGACAAGATCGGGGAGCTTCTGCGCGGCATCCAGAACCCGCAGCCGGCCGACCCGCAGCAGGCGCCTGAAGGCCAGCAGCCGGGCGGGCTTGGCGGTCTCCTCGGCGGGCTCGGGGGCTCCGGCGGTTTGGGAGGACTGCTCGGCGGGCTGACCTCCGGCAGCATCGTCAGCGGCGGTCTCGGCGATCTCCTCAAGACCTTTCAGCAGAACGGCCATGGCGACACGATCGACTCATGGGTCAAGCCCGGGCAGAATGCCGAGATCAATGACGGCCAACTGGCCGAAGCCCTCGGCCCCGATGTTTTGAACGAGATCGCCAGAAATACCGGCCTCTCGCGTGAGGAAATCCTCGGCCGGCTGAGCCGCGATCTGCCGAAGGCCGTCGACGATCTGACGCCGCAGGGGAAAGTGCCCACGGCGGAAGAGGCGTTTTTGTCTTCGGCGAGCCAGGCGACATCCGGGCGGCCGAGCAGCATCTAGCCTGCTCTTGCGATAAGGGCGCGCGATCGGCGGGCATGGATTCCAGGCTCAAGGCCTGGAATGACGGAGGTTGGGGAGGCGGTTCTGCCAAACCCGGCCGGCACACGATCTTGCGCAGGTGACCGGGCTTCAGTTCGCCAGGTAGTTGCGAAGAAAGGCGTGAACGCTGCGGATCGATTTTTCCGCGGCGTCGGGATTGTATTTTTCGATATGACCCAGCACCCTTCGTCCCACCTTGAATTCCGGGGCATCGAAATCGTGGTAGGTGCCCTTGTAGATATCGAGCTCGATCGGCGGGCCGTTGTCGCTCAGGCGGGCAAGCCGCTTGCGGCAATGTTCAGCCGGGCTCCAATTGTCTCGATCGCCGGTCATGATCAGGGTTGGCACCGTCGCATCGCCCTGATTTGCGTCGCAGGCGGGGTAATAGGCGACCGCCGCCCTGAATTTGCGCTCCATCAGCTGTTCGTTGCCTTCGATTTTCGTGGCGTCGAGCGTCACCGTGCCGCCGGCCGAAAAGCCCATCAGCGCGACGCGCCCGATATCGACAAAGCCTTGTTTCGATAGGAAATTCAAAGCGCCATAGGCGTCGAAGACGCGATCGGGGAGAGGGCTTTGACACGTGTC contains:
- a CDS encoding alpha/beta hydrolase, giving the protein MSATRYLLILPLMAVIAYMALVGLVYFSQRTLLYPGAGATPVPEHANWGETVHVKTPDGEMLRGLYSQGDSDKPCVLLFFGNGDSVGNYGFLAQALAARRIGLLAISYRGYPGSTGSPSEQGLLTDGIAAFDWLSAHTGSRIVVLGRSLGTGVAVNTAGNRPAAGVILVSPYLSVLSVAQTHYPFLPVEALLKDPFRSDLNIAKVRQPKLFLHGRLDDSIPLSSGQALYRIAPEPKRMVIYDGASHNDMWNDSMIGDVIRFVEALQGNGP
- a CDS encoding glucose 1-dehydrogenase gives rise to the protein MAKLTGKVAVVTGASKGIGAAIAKAMAAEGAQVVVNYASSKAGADAVVEAIGAAGGKAIAVQGDVSKAEQAQGVVEAAVKEFGKLDVLVNNSGVYEFAPIDEVTEEQYRRIFDVNVLGVLLTTQAAAKHLGEGGSVINISSVVTSLGLPATAVYTGTKGAVEGINSVLAKELGPRKIRVNAILPGMVETEGTHTAGVIGSDLQQTMVAQTPLGRIGQPDDIAGIAVFLASDDARWLTGERLVASGGFR
- a CDS encoding elongation factor G, which encodes MRCFTVLGPSQTGKSTVVEKLGSLEGAPRKSRSPYGLNLTEFTFGNEAWCALDAPGPNEALAHAQHALLASDACILCVSSAPEEAVLAAPYLRIVEASGTPCILFVNRMDEPRGRLRDVIAALQDYASHTLLLRQIPIREGDRIIGSCDLISERAWRYREGQTSALIAIPESIAEREHEARSELLEHLSEFDDWLLEELVEDREPPSDALYAISSRVLRENRIIPVLIGAASHGNGMMRLMKALRHEAPPVGILRQRLARAGNVDENKLTAVSFHAYHRQNIGKTVLVRAFGEGLRQGALLGGSGLGAVQDPANGRSSAAITPAPGDVFATVKSDHLPVPSLLTSGAAIAPPEWTEPPTPMLERILVPGSDRDENKLSETLAKLSETDRGLVVLQEEGTGAQLVRAQGPVHLRDLCRTLSDVFHIDVTDRTPSPIYRETIAKPSEVHYRHRKQTGGAGQFADVKLSIRPNERGRGFTFSETVKGGVVPRNYIPAVEAGAREAMEKGPLGFQVIDVGVTLFDGQYHAVDSSEHAFRTASKMGVRQALSEGAAVLMQPVFRSEIHIPSIYSGSLVQIVSALKGQVLGFDRDETAKGWDIFRALVPGGALDDLARALRSATQGIGYFSKTFDHFEELYGKEADAIVRAREEAGVAH
- a CDS encoding sialate O-acetylesterase; translated protein: MRKTLTVGLIAMIAMYFLGGMSARHEIFPWPQLSALRKMVGGQKAAAPSRYKFDDKERLIGDETKTPVTCPVQTDRTAVLLILGQSNAANDGGQRHRSNYGPHVVNAFDSKCFIAASPLLGSTDTKGEYWTLLGNDLIASGQNDSVVLAPLAYSGSPVARWATGGDINPVLIDTIKQLQDSGYRITSVLWVQGEADLVLGTTAQAYQERFISMVDTLRQHGVEAPVYISIASKCLEPSNGGFKEHIPDNAIVQAQVALSKSGHGIREGVNSDALLDGDDRYDDCHIGGSGAEKVSRAWLNILGGDRRLETSR
- a CDS encoding YidB family protein, yielding MMSGQLKALLAVLAVAGYQNRDKIGELLRGIQNPQPADPQQAPEGQQPGGLGGLLGGLGGSGGLGGLLGGLTSGSIVSGGLGDLLKTFQQNGHGDTIDSWVKPGQNAEINDGQLAEALGPDVLNEIARNTGLSREEILGRLSRDLPKAVDDLTPQGKVPTAEEAFLSSASQATSGRPSSI
- a CDS encoding adenylate/guanylate cyclase domain-containing protein, which produces MTDQSLQRRLAAIVVADVVGYSRLMEADEVATLENLRELRSGVIEPAVMRHNGRIFKVVGDGFLVEFGSAVDAVEAALEMQRANTPVEASGDRRLLLRVGVNLGDVIDDGSDVLGDGVNVAARLETQAAPGGICISAGVHGEIVGKIDDRFFDAGERYLKNLTRPVHVWHWPDALQSILPLPDCPSIAVLPFTNMSGNEADAPFVDGLTEDLITDLSRTAGLFVIARNSVYGYKGKPVNVKLVAQELGVRYVLEGSARRAMGRVRINAQLIDALAGGHLWAERFDRTVEDVFELQDEVNAKIVEALVGRLTTPPPRNRPKNFEAYDLCVRARLLTEESPQTEREAYMLLQRAVRLEPSYAEALGLLAYNRWLAWTHFGEPEDPNRRMAATSAQKAVDLDPNDAGCRYVLGTILAYERRWEESEAAFAKALELDPNHADTWAAMSDISVLDGRIADGLAQIEKALRLNPYPACWYLCHLGQAQYAARDYEAATATLRRKDTYRTNSRKFLAAALAQLGHHEEARREAELFLIAHPHFTIGHWLSSQPLRDASVRDHFVEGFRKAGLPET
- a CDS encoding dienelactone hydrolase family protein, translated to MKAARLFLCLAAFLSVTLAGNPADADELVRFESVPVKLSAFRIRKAAEQGEILSQPSGTPLLGYLSRPQGDGPFPAVVILHGCDGLRLSVKGLWPQRLVRWGYAVLVVDSFTTRNIQDTCQSPLPDRVFDAYGALNFLSKQGFVDIGRVALMGFSAGGTVTLDATKIEGNEQLMERKFRAAVAYYPACDANQGDATVPTLIMTGDRDNWSPAEHCRKRLARLSDNGPPIELDIYKGTYHDFDAPEFKVGRRVLGHIEKYNPDAAEKSIRSVHAFLRNYLAN